One window from the genome of Alkalihalobacillus sp. LMS6 encodes:
- a CDS encoding thioesterase family protein, translated as MKDSHNLWKGQVLPEWVDYNGHMNDAEYARVFSLALEELMAFIGLDESGREKHHYTIFTLENHIKYLAEAHQDESLHASALILDRDSKRIHVWVELKNRDHHVIATSEQMIMGMSQTSHSPAPFPKEVEEKITHVPHAKKSDWPKAANTVIGIRRK; from the coding sequence ATGAAAGACAGTCATAATCTCTGGAAAGGTCAAGTACTTCCTGAATGGGTTGATTACAACGGCCATATGAATGACGCAGAATACGCTCGTGTATTTAGTTTAGCGCTCGAAGAACTTATGGCCTTTATCGGTCTTGACGAATCAGGTCGAGAGAAGCACCACTACACGATCTTCACTCTTGAGAATCATATTAAGTATTTAGCTGAAGCACATCAAGATGAATCATTACACGCCTCTGCCCTTATTTTAGATCGCGATTCCAAACGAATCCATGTGTGGGTGGAATTGAAAAATCGCGATCATCACGTAATCGCCACAAGTGAACAGATGATTATGGGCATGAGCCAAACCTCTCATTCACCAGCTCCTTTTCCTAAAGAAGTTGAAGAAAAAATTACACATGTCCCTCACGCAAAAAAAAGCGACTGGCCCAAAGCAGCAAATACCGTAATCGGCATTCGAAGAAAATGA